Proteins from a single region of Primulina tabacum isolate GXHZ01 chromosome 5, ASM2559414v2, whole genome shotgun sequence:
- the LOC142544480 gene encoding zinc finger protein 11-like: protein MTRQSIATSSKTREINGHKFKNPLNFCNECIGDRQTQDLGGANLISWTPRFYPCSFCKREFRSAQALGGHMNVHRRERARMRQSPTRIYSHGPNGCHFCLQNPNLEPNPSCSIGYLSSSTSYLSPRFTSHLVAPTVSPAIPVRDLRLVAKDTLRGENFDPFVHEDGWVVVKKAEYVRLDLQMGSMSSHPKEDLDLELRLGYA from the coding sequence ATGACGCGCCAAAGCATCGCCACGAGTAGCAAAACGAGAGAAATAAATGGCCACAAATTCAAGAACCCGTTGAATTTTTGCAATGAGTGCATAGGAGATCGTCAAACACAAGATTTAGGTGGTGCCAACTTAATTTCATGGACTCCAAGATTTTATCCTTGTAGCTTTTGCAAAAGGGAATTCAGATCAGCTCAAGCTCTAGGAGGCCACATGAATGTTCACAGAAGAGAGAGAGCAAGGATGAGGCAGTCTCCAACGAGAATATACAGTCATGGCCCTAATGGTTGTCATTTTTGCTTGCAAAACCCTAATCTTGAACCAAACCCTAGTTGTAGCATTGGGTACCTGTCATCCTCAACGTCGTATTTATCACCACGTTTCACCTCCCACTTGGTTGCTCCCACGGTTTCTCCTGCTATCCCAGTTCGGGATCTTCGGCTCGTCGCCAAAGATACGTTACGAGGAGAGAACTTCGATCCATTTGTGCATGAAGATGGATGGGTAGTTGTCAAGAAAGCAGAATATGTACGGCTGGACTTACAGATGGGCTCGATGAGTAGTCATCCCAAGGAAGATTTGGATTTGGAACTAAGGCTTGGATATGCTTAA